A window from Hoeflea sp. IMCC20628 encodes these proteins:
- a CDS encoding TrkH family potassium uptake protein: MHAQTIRSAVFIASMAGLYLSAAMLVPAAVDFYFDNPDWRVFTVSSFSVGAVCLAAATATRGANAPFSRRLGFLLVNLLWVVLSVTGAIPFYLASLGLDMADALFESVSAVTTTGATVISGLDSAPPGLLLWRSLLQWIGGIGIVALGLLVLPFLKVGGFTVFKMESSDTSEKPFERFAVFVRAFFAIYIGLTLTCAILYKILGMSGFDAINHAMTTMATGGFSTHDASFGAFQSAGLVWTATIFMAIAGLPFSVLILFAVRGRLDALRDPQIYAYAGLVVVLSLTIALSLRLSQDESFGMALTHSAFNVVSVITTTGFASTDYTKWGPLAVVILFMATFLGGCSGSTAGGIKAYRLVIIYGSIRAGLMRLIYPNSVRPVRYGSVAVEPDMQRTVFLFVCAYVGIWALGSIALAATGLDVETAISGSITALANVGPGIGPVIGPAGNFSSLGDPAKMILVFLMLLGRLEILAVLVLLLPAFWRE, encoded by the coding sequence TTGCACGCCCAGACCATCCGATCCGCGGTGTTCATTGCATCCATGGCGGGACTGTACCTCTCGGCGGCCATGCTGGTGCCGGCAGCAGTGGATTTCTATTTCGACAATCCAGACTGGCGAGTGTTTACGGTCTCATCCTTTTCGGTCGGTGCGGTATGTCTTGCCGCAGCTACGGCAACCCGCGGTGCCAATGCACCGTTTTCGCGGCGCCTCGGCTTCTTGCTAGTCAATCTCCTGTGGGTGGTGTTGTCGGTGACCGGCGCCATTCCGTTTTATCTGGCGTCGCTCGGGCTCGACATGGCCGACGCTCTGTTTGAATCCGTGTCAGCCGTTACCACCACCGGTGCAACCGTGATCTCCGGGCTCGATTCGGCGCCACCGGGATTGTTGTTGTGGCGTTCGCTGCTGCAATGGATTGGCGGAATCGGCATTGTCGCGCTGGGACTTCTGGTACTGCCGTTCCTCAAGGTCGGCGGCTTCACCGTCTTCAAGATGGAATCCTCCGACACCTCCGAAAAACCTTTCGAGCGGTTTGCCGTGTTCGTGCGCGCCTTCTTTGCCATTTACATCGGCCTGACCCTGACCTGCGCAATCCTCTACAAGATCTTGGGCATGAGCGGCTTTGATGCCATCAACCATGCCATGACCACCATGGCCACCGGCGGGTTCTCGACCCATGATGCGTCTTTCGGCGCCTTCCAGTCCGCGGGCCTGGTCTGGACTGCAACCATCTTCATGGCCATTGCCGGCCTGCCCTTTTCGGTGCTGATCCTGTTTGCTGTGCGCGGACGCCTCGATGCATTGCGCGATCCGCAAATCTACGCCTATGCCGGGCTGGTAGTGGTGCTGTCGCTGACCATCGCTCTGAGCTTGCGGCTGAGCCAGGATGAAAGCTTTGGCATGGCGCTCACCCACTCAGCCTTCAATGTTGTTTCCGTCATCACCACGACCGGCTTCGCCAGCACCGATTACACAAAGTGGGGGCCGTTGGCGGTGGTGATCCTGTTCATGGCCACCTTCCTGGGTGGATGCTCCGGTTCGACCGCTGGCGGCATCAAGGCCTACCGGCTGGTGATCATCTACGGCTCCATCCGCGCCGGTCTGATGCGATTGATCTATCCCAACAGCGTTCGCCCTGTCCGTTATGGATCGGTGGCTGTCGAGCCGGACATGCAGCGTACGGTGTTCTTGTTTGTCTGCGCCTATGTCGGCATCTGGGCGCTTGGGTCAATCGCGCTGGCAGCCACCGGCCTTGACGTTGAAACCGCGATTTCCGGCTCGATTACCGCACTTGCCAATGTCGGCCCGGGCATTGGACCGGTAATCGGACCAGCCGGCAATTTCAGCTCGCTTGGCGACCCCGCCAAAATGATCCTGGTTTTTCTGATGCTGCTTGGCCGCTTGGAAATCCTGGCCGTGCTGGTGCTGCTGCTGCCCGCATTCTGGCGCGAATAG
- a CDS encoding PRC-barrel domain-containing protein — protein MSTLTKENSSVIGSDKVAGTEVYDRSGRHIGSIEKLMIEKVGGKVSYAVLSFGGFFGIGDDHYPLPWEKLQYDEELGGYRVDVTKEQVEGAPKYDRGSDYDWTLSAQERLYAHYGQPPYWR, from the coding sequence ATGTCCACACTCACCAAGGAAAATTCCTCCGTGATCGGCAGCGACAAGGTTGCTGGCACCGAGGTCTATGATCGTTCCGGCCGGCACATCGGCTCCATCGAAAAACTGATGATCGAAAAGGTCGGCGGCAAAGTATCCTACGCGGTGCTGAGCTTCGGCGGTTTCTTCGGCATCGGCGACGATCACTATCCGCTGCCCTGGGAAAAGCTGCAGTATGACGAGGAACTTGGCGGTTACCGGGTTGACGTCACCAAGGAACAGGTCGAAGGCGCGCCGAAATATGATCGCGGTTCCGACTACGACTGGACCTTGTCCGCCCAGGAGCGGCTCTATGCCCATTACGGCCAGCCGCCCTATTGGCGCTAA
- a CDS encoding siderophore-interacting protein, with amino-acid sequence MARPDPRRLEVTGKSQLTPNMLRITLGGPGLAGFPEDQTSAYIKLRLPDAETGRDVVRTYTVRNHRTNEIDVDFALHEICGPATFWALNTQVGDTILVGGPGPRKLVHEDADWYLLVGDMTALPAISGNIEMLPDTAIGTAVIEVMDEADIQNIAKPTNFVIEWVVNPHPGDDSHLLVNRVRNVDWSAGNPSVWVACEFSTMRQLRDYFRSERGLDTSNLYISSYWKNGSNEDNHKIAKREDATALA; translated from the coding sequence ATGGCACGTCCCGACCCCCGCAGACTTGAAGTCACCGGCAAGAGCCAGTTGACGCCCAACATGTTGCGGATAACTCTTGGCGGTCCCGGACTTGCCGGTTTCCCCGAGGATCAGACCAGCGCCTATATCAAGCTGCGTTTGCCCGATGCAGAGACCGGCAGAGACGTGGTCCGCACCTACACCGTGCGCAACCACCGCACTAATGAAATCGATGTCGATTTTGCCCTGCATGAGATTTGCGGCCCGGCAACGTTCTGGGCGCTGAACACGCAAGTCGGCGACACCATCCTGGTGGGCGGACCGGGGCCGCGCAAACTGGTCCATGAAGATGCCGATTGGTATCTGCTGGTCGGCGATATGACCGCGCTTCCGGCAATCTCCGGCAACATCGAAATGCTGCCCGATACCGCCATCGGCACGGCGGTGATCGAGGTCATGGACGAAGCCGATATCCAGAACATCGCCAAGCCCACGAATTTCGTCATTGAATGGGTGGTCAATCCTCATCCGGGCGATGACAGCCACTTGCTGGTCAACCGTGTCAGAAACGTTGACTGGTCAGCCGGAAATCCGTCTGTCTGGGTGGCCTGCGAATTTTCGACCATGCGGCAGTTGCGAGACTATTTCCGCAGCGAGCGCGGGCTGGACACCAGCAACCTCTATATCTCCAGCTACTGGAAAAACGGCAGCAACGAAGACAATCACAAGATCGCCAAACGCGAGGACGCCACCGCGCTGGCATGA
- a CDS encoding HlyU family transcriptional regulator → MAGILDSIRNLFGGNSASNPPQAANEPDVYKDFLIYAEPIAEGGQWRLAGRIVKGEGEAAREHKLVRADVFSNRDEVEAATLRKARQVIDEQGDAVFS, encoded by the coding sequence ATGGCCGGAATCCTGGACAGCATTCGCAACCTTTTCGGCGGAAATTCCGCTTCCAACCCGCCGCAGGCGGCGAATGAGCCGGACGTCTACAAGGATTTCCTGATCTATGCCGAACCGATCGCCGAGGGCGGCCAATGGCGGCTGGCAGGCCGTATCGTCAAAGGTGAGGGTGAGGCGGCGAGGGAGCACAAGCTGGTTCGCGCTGATGTTTTTTCCAACCGGGATGAGGTGGAGGCGGCGACACTGCGCAAGGCCCGGCAGGTGATTGACGAGCAGGGAGATGCCGTCTTCTCGTAG
- a CDS encoding Lrp/AsnC family transcriptional regulator, with the protein MDKLDALDIEILKVLQNQGRVSNAALAERVGLSASACSRRLDILEKTGVIKGYHARLSQKALDYRMIAIVHISLSGQFAKTLTEFEAAVKLCPNVLVCYLMSGEYDYILRVAARDLEDYERIHRDWLSALPHVVKINSSFALREIIDRPNVGLS; encoded by the coding sequence ATGGACAAGCTGGACGCACTCGATATCGAGATTTTGAAGGTGCTTCAAAATCAGGGCCGGGTCTCCAACGCGGCCCTTGCCGAGCGTGTCGGTCTGTCGGCATCAGCCTGTTCCCGACGGCTCGACATTCTGGAAAAAACCGGCGTCATCAAAGGCTATCACGCCCGATTGTCTCAAAAGGCACTCGACTACCGAATGATAGCTATCGTCCATATTTCGCTCTCCGGCCAATTCGCCAAGACCCTGACCGAATTCGAAGCCGCGGTGAAGCTTTGCCCCAATGTGCTGGTCTGTTACCTGATGAGCGGTGAATATGACTACATCCTGCGGGTCGCGGCACGTGATCTCGAGGACTATGAGCGGATCCATCGCGACTGGCTCTCCGCCCTGCCCCATGTGGTCAAGATCAACTCGAGCTTTGCGCTGCGCGAAATCATCGACAGGCCGAATGTCGGCTTGAGCTGA
- a CDS encoding bifunctional 2',3'-cyclic-nucleotide 2'-phosphodiesterase/3'-nucleotidase — protein sequence MKDQRDLNMLHPISRRALLGGIAATGTLALVHPFTARANANQAHLRIMETTDLHVHVFPYDYYGDKPNDTMGLARTASIIDQIRSEARNSILVDNGDFLQGNPMGDYIAYERGMKAGDMHPVIAAMNVLGYDGGTLGNHEFNYGLDFMFNVIAGANFPMVCANLTRGTLAANPRDDDLFLKPYMILERMITDGAGVEHPVKIGLIGFVPPQIMTWDARHLTGNAATRDIVKAAEAWVPQMREEGADIVIAMSHSGIGQQDWAENLENASVPLAAVPGIDAIVTGHSHLDFPGPKFDGFAGVDNAKGTISGKPGVMGGFWGSHLGLIDLMLERDGNAWKIVNHTSEARPIYERVDKKVVALVADKPEVLAAAQAEHDAALAYVRTAVGKTSAPLHSYFALVADDPSVQIVSQAQTWYITDMLSQTEWKDLPVLSAAAPFKAGGRGGADYYTDVPAGDIAIKNVADLYLYPNTVQAVVITGAQVKEWLEMSAGIFNQIAPGAQDVELINGDFPSYNFDVIDGVTYQVDLTQPAKYTSKGELQNADSSRIQNLSFNGQPVDPEQKFVVATNNYRGGGGGKFPDIGPDKVVFQAPDTNRDVIVRYIVEQGTINPSADANWSFAPVEGATALFSTGPRAKDFASGVKGVSIEPAGDGADGFSLFRITL from the coding sequence ATGAAAGACCAACGCGATCTCAACATGCTGCATCCAATCTCGCGCCGCGCACTGCTCGGTGGCATTGCCGCAACTGGAACCCTCGCCCTGGTCCACCCGTTCACCGCCCGCGCCAACGCCAATCAGGCGCATCTGCGGATCATGGAAACCACCGACCTGCATGTGCATGTCTTCCCCTATGATTATTACGGCGACAAGCCCAACGACACTATGGGGCTGGCCCGCACCGCCTCGATCATCGACCAGATCCGCTCTGAAGCCCGCAATTCGATCCTCGTCGACAATGGCGATTTCCTGCAGGGCAACCCTATGGGCGATTACATCGCCTATGAGCGCGGCATGAAGGCGGGTGACATGCACCCGGTCATCGCTGCCATGAATGTGCTGGGCTATGACGGCGGAACGCTCGGCAACCACGAGTTCAATTATGGCCTCGACTTCATGTTCAACGTTATAGCCGGGGCAAATTTCCCGATGGTCTGCGCCAATCTGACCAGGGGCACGCTGGCTGCCAATCCACGCGATGACGATCTGTTCCTCAAACCCTACATGATCCTCGAGCGCATGATCACCGATGGCGCCGGCGTCGAGCATCCGGTCAAGATCGGGCTGATCGGTTTTGTCCCGCCGCAAATCATGACCTGGGATGCCCGTCACCTGACCGGCAACGCTGCCACCCGCGACATCGTCAAGGCCGCCGAAGCCTGGGTGCCGCAAATGCGCGAGGAAGGCGCCGATATCGTCATCGCCATGTCCCACTCCGGCATCGGCCAGCAAGACTGGGCCGAAAATCTCGAAAACGCATCCGTGCCGCTTGCGGCCGTTCCGGGTATCGACGCCATCGTCACCGGACACAGCCATCTTGATTTTCCGGGACCGAAATTTGACGGTTTTGCCGGCGTCGACAACGCCAAGGGCACGATCTCCGGCAAGCCCGGCGTCATGGGCGGGTTCTGGGGATCGCACCTCGGCCTCATCGACTTGATGCTGGAACGCGATGGCAACGCCTGGAAGATCGTCAATCACACCTCCGAAGCCCGGCCGATCTACGAGCGCGTCGACAAGAAGGTTGTCGCACTCGTGGCTGACAAACCGGAAGTCCTGGCAGCCGCCCAGGCTGAGCATGACGCCGCACTCGCCTATGTGCGCACCGCCGTCGGCAAGACATCGGCACCGCTGCATTCCTACTTCGCTCTGGTCGCCGATGATCCTTCAGTCCAGATCGTCAGTCAGGCACAGACCTGGTACATCACCGACATGCTGTCGCAGACCGAGTGGAAGGACCTGCCGGTGCTCTCCGCAGCCGCACCCTTCAAGGCCGGCGGACGCGGCGGCGCCGACTACTACACTGACGTCCCCGCCGGTGACATCGCCATCAAGAACGTCGCCGACCTCTATCTCTACCCCAACACGGTCCAGGCCGTGGTAATCACCGGTGCCCAGGTCAAGGAGTGGCTGGAAATGTCGGCGGGCATTTTCAATCAGATAGCTCCCGGCGCTCAGGATGTGGAACTGATCAACGGTGATTTCCCGTCCTACAATTTCGACGTCATTGACGGTGTCACCTACCAGGTCGATCTTACTCAACCCGCCAAATACACGTCCAAGGGAGAGCTGCAGAACGCCGATTCCAGCCGGATTCAGAATCTCAGCTTCAATGGGCAACCTGTTGATCCTGAGCAGAAATTTGTTGTCGCCACAAACAACTACCGCGGTGGCGGCGGCGGCAAGTTCCCTGACATCGGTCCGGACAAGGTTGTCTTCCAGGCCCCCGACACCAACCGCGATGTCATCGTCCGCTACATAGTCGAACAGGGAACGATCAATCCCTCCGCTGACGCCAACTGGAGTTTTGCTCCGGTTGAAGGTGCGACCGCGCTGTTCTCCACCGGGCCCAGGGCCAAGGATTTCGCGTCAGGCGTCAAGGGTGTTTCAATCGAGCCCGCAGGCGACGGTGCGGACGGTTTTTCGCTGTTCCGCATCACCCTCTGA
- a CDS encoding methyl-accepting chemotaxis protein, producing the protein MHALQVKHRDQSTDFRDEETPDTQDLTSPSQDQAQLERAMNVIGSQIGELSINIADTSGMIGDVSGSLSLQAGELHSLTRDISMIARSNQTVAEASNGAIVAATSTHKGLETTTQSVSGILINAVSDIKSMATNATETTGVLDAVSTQITEIHSFSEAIQGIATQTQILAVNAGIMAANAGDAGRGFAVIADAVKQLADKTGTVSRDMVTRLQALREIVDQMQKQNSDNETAATAAFRRSTEIEAELQKFSGFSESVAGMITEIERISAPVEETTHACSTVLAKVSELDKQVHNSAEMLTAASTKIDRLVSFSEDVIGEVAQSGVETEDTPLIRHCMAKAAEVASIFEQTIKSGILSMSDLFDEDYQPLPGTNPQQHMTRFTRHTDRLLPPIQEAMLEFDPRVTFCAAVDRNGYLPTHNHVFSRPQGPDPIWNTANCRNRRMFDDRTGLAAGRNRKPFVLQTYRRDMGGGVFSLMKDLSAPIIVDGRHWGGLRIGFKISV; encoded by the coding sequence ATGCACGCATTGCAGGTTAAACATCGAGACCAATCAACAGATTTCCGCGATGAGGAAACGCCAGACACACAGGACTTGACGTCGCCGTCACAGGATCAAGCTCAGCTCGAACGGGCGATGAACGTGATCGGGTCGCAGATCGGCGAATTGTCGATCAATATTGCCGACACAAGCGGCATGATTGGCGATGTGTCGGGGTCTCTGTCGCTTCAGGCCGGGGAACTGCACTCGCTGACCCGCGACATCTCGATGATCGCCAGGTCGAACCAGACCGTTGCCGAGGCCTCGAACGGCGCAATCGTCGCGGCCACGTCGACGCACAAAGGCCTGGAAACCACCACGCAAAGCGTCAGCGGCATTCTCATCAACGCCGTGTCCGACATCAAGTCGATGGCGACCAACGCCACCGAAACCACCGGCGTGCTCGATGCGGTCTCGACCCAGATCACGGAAATCCATTCGTTCTCCGAAGCCATTCAGGGGATTGCCACCCAGACCCAGATTCTTGCCGTCAATGCCGGCATTATGGCAGCCAATGCCGGAGACGCCGGCCGCGGCTTTGCGGTCATTGCAGACGCGGTCAAGCAACTGGCCGACAAGACCGGAACCGTATCTCGCGACATGGTGACCCGGCTTCAGGCTCTGCGCGAAATTGTCGATCAGATGCAAAAGCAGAACAGCGACAATGAGACCGCGGCGACCGCAGCGTTTCGGCGCTCAACCGAGATCGAAGCCGAGTTGCAGAAATTTTCAGGTTTCAGTGAAAGCGTCGCAGGAATGATCACCGAAATCGAGCGCATCAGCGCTCCTGTCGAGGAAACCACGCATGCCTGTTCAACCGTCCTTGCCAAGGTCTCGGAACTCGACAAGCAGGTGCACAACAGCGCGGAAATGCTGACCGCAGCCAGCACCAAGATTGATCGTCTGGTGTCATTTTCGGAAGACGTCATCGGTGAAGTCGCCCAAAGCGGCGTTGAAACCGAGGATACGCCGCTCATCCGCCACTGCATGGCCAAGGCCGCGGAAGTGGCGTCAATATTCGAGCAGACGATCAAATCGGGCATTCTGTCAATGTCGGATCTGTTCGATGAAGACTATCAACCACTGCCGGGCACAAACCCGCAACAGCACATGACACGCTTCACACGACATACGGACCGGCTGTTGCCTCCGATCCAGGAAGCCATGCTGGAGTTCGATCCGCGCGTTACATTTTGTGCCGCGGTTGATCGCAACGGTTACTTGCCGACCCACAATCACGTGTTCTCGCGACCGCAAGGTCCGGATCCGATCTGGAACACGGCAAATTGCCGTAATCGCCGCATGTTCGACGACCGCACCGGGCTCGCAGCGGGGCGCAACAGAAAACCCTTTGTCTTGCAGACCTACCGCCGGGATATGGGCGGCGGAGTGTTCAGCTTGATGAAGGATCTCTCCGCACCCATCATTGTCGATGGCAGACATTGGGGCGGCTTGCGAATAGGTTTCAAGATCAGCGTTTGA
- a CDS encoding PilZ domain-containing protein, whose protein sequence is MKGFIGRAAQRDKTRMRAMINCKGHKTAGSVLDLSKLGVCLYLSADIPAAFGNTITLDTAEMGFLSGTVRWAHQSRVGVQLEFSSNTEAKVDSYFKQLRHN, encoded by the coding sequence ATGAAAGGTTTCATAGGCCGCGCGGCGCAGCGCGACAAAACCCGCATGCGAGCGATGATCAACTGCAAGGGGCACAAAACCGCCGGCTCGGTGCTTGATCTCTCCAAACTCGGCGTTTGCCTCTACCTCTCCGCCGATATCCCGGCCGCCTTTGGAAACACCATCACCCTCGACACGGCGGAAATGGGCTTTCTGAGCGGCACCGTACGCTGGGCCCACCAGTCCCGGGTAGGAGTACAACTGGAATTTTCGTCCAACACCGAAGCCAAGGTGGACAGCTACTTCAAACAACTCCGGCACAACTGA
- a CDS encoding DUF883 family protein has product MALGKSTRDDKSNPMVDDIAERTARIREELTALGEALAGAGALKAGVAREAAESRVDDILRNGEKLVSEMSGQFSSAEKKVSASVRDNPLQAVGIAVAAGFLTAFLMRR; this is encoded by the coding sequence ATGGCCTTAGGCAAATCCACACGCGACGACAAATCCAATCCGATGGTTGATGATATTGCGGAACGCACCGCCCGGATCAGGGAAGAACTGACAGCACTCGGCGAAGCACTTGCAGGTGCTGGTGCACTCAAGGCCGGCGTCGCCCGTGAAGCTGCGGAATCGCGCGTCGACGACATTCTTCGCAATGGCGAAAAGCTTGTCTCCGAGATGTCCGGCCAGTTCTCCAGCGCCGAAAAGAAGGTCAGCGCCAGCGTGCGGGACAATCCGCTGCAGGCGGTCGGCATCGCAGTTGCCGCCGGCTTCCTCACAGCCTTTCTGATGCGCCGGTAA
- a CDS encoding PRC-barrel domain-containing protein, producing the protein MFKMLLASTALTALVTTSAFAASHAAATDTNAATTTTATTDSADMAQSNVATHGSTLASDIIGSAVYGSSAEDAEMIGDVNDIVISPEGEVASVIIGVGGFLGIGEKDVELEFGAIEWADRDGDRWLVANMTREQLEAAPAFDRATIYTEARSESEPMATTDNMATAPADPAVNPAVPADQTAEATTSERVAEGESAVAAAEEKTMTIDRMSMTAVTAADLSAENLIGRTVYGANDENIGEIGDVLLSADNKIDGFVLDVGGFLGMGEKEVAVSPENLDIRADADGDLTVFTPFTQEQLEGQPEYDEGTWETDRDSMIMIAPAG; encoded by the coding sequence ATGTTTAAGATGCTTTTGGCCAGTACCGCCCTTACCGCCCTTGTGACCACGTCTGCTTTTGCAGCAAGCCACGCAGCAGCCACAGACACCAACGCAGCCACAACCACGACAGCAACCACAGATTCAGCCGATATGGCACAGTCTAATGTTGCCACGCACGGCAGCACGCTTGCCAGCGACATCATCGGTTCTGCCGTTTATGGGTCGTCTGCTGAAGATGCCGAGATGATTGGCGACGTAAACGACATCGTCATCAGCCCTGAAGGCGAAGTTGCCTCCGTTATTATCGGTGTCGGCGGCTTCTTGGGTATCGGCGAAAAGGATGTCGAACTCGAATTTGGCGCCATCGAATGGGCTGACCGCGACGGCGACCGTTGGCTGGTTGCCAACATGACCCGCGAACAGCTTGAAGCCGCTCCGGCTTTTGATCGCGCGACCATCTACACCGAAGCCCGCTCGGAATCAGAGCCAATGGCGACCACGGACAACATGGCTACCGCGCCTGCCGACCCGGCAGTAAACCCTGCGGTTCCTGCTGACCAGACAGCTGAAGCAACAACCTCGGAGCGGGTTGCCGAAGGCGAAAGCGCCGTGGCGGCTGCCGAAGAGAAGACCATGACGATTGATCGCATGTCGATGACGGCTGTGACCGCTGCCGACCTCAGTGCAGAAAACCTGATTGGCCGCACAGTCTATGGCGCCAATGATGAAAACATCGGCGAAATCGGCGACGTGCTGCTCAGCGCCGACAACAAGATCGACGGCTTCGTTCTCGATGTTGGCGGTTTCCTCGGAATGGGTGAAAAGGAAGTGGCTGTTTCGCCTGAAAACCTCGACATCCGCGCCGATGCTGATGGCGACCTGACTGTCTTCACGCCCTTCACCCAAGAGCAGCTTGAAGGTCAGCCGGAATATGACGAAGGCACCTGGGAAACGGACCGCGATTCCATGATCATGATCGCACCTGCTGGCTAA
- the ilvA gene encoding threonine ammonia-lyase IlvA produces MSEKQSPDAFRACADSALDHMRTLFAATPLQLNDHLSAKYGARIWLKREDLSPVRSYKIRGAFNFIRKALDANPEQALFVCASAGNHAQGFAYVCRHFSRKGVIFMPVTTPQQKIDKTRIFGGEFIEIRLIGDFFDACYDAAREFERVEGALMAPPFDHDDIIEGQATVGAEIASQLPEGETPDLIVLPVGGGGLSAGMARYYEGLVDNDRFLLTEPAGAPSLKQSLEAGHRVKLTKIDNFVDGAAVAEIGERNFEILKRFRPDQVMVVPENAICLTMTTILNTEGIVLEPAGALSTTALEMLGPEALAGKTVVAVVSGGNFDFERLPDVKERAMRYAGTKKYFILRLAQRPGALSDFLALLGPEDDIARFEYLKKSARNFGSILIGIETRQPENFAHLIEKFDQAGLSYQDITDNEIIASLII; encoded by the coding sequence ATGAGCGAAAAACAATCACCAGATGCCTTCCGAGCCTGTGCCGACAGCGCACTTGACCACATGCGTACGCTGTTCGCAGCCACGCCGTTGCAACTCAACGATCATTTGTCGGCCAAATACGGCGCCCGCATCTGGCTCAAGCGGGAAGATCTGTCGCCGGTCCGGTCCTACAAGATCCGCGGCGCCTTCAATTTCATCCGCAAGGCGCTGGACGCCAATCCGGAGCAGGCGCTGTTCGTCTGCGCCTCGGCCGGCAATCATGCGCAGGGTTTTGCCTATGTCTGCAGGCACTTTTCACGCAAGGGCGTCATCTTCATGCCGGTGACAACGCCGCAGCAGAAGATCGACAAGACCCGGATCTTTGGCGGCGAGTTCATCGAGATCCGCTTGATCGGCGATTTTTTCGACGCCTGTTACGATGCGGCACGGGAATTCGAACGGGTGGAAGGCGCGCTGATGGCGCCGCCATTCGACCATGATGACATCATCGAGGGGCAGGCGACCGTTGGCGCCGAGATTGCCAGCCAGTTGCCCGAGGGCGAGACACCGGACCTGATCGTGCTGCCTGTGGGCGGCGGCGGGCTTTCGGCGGGCATGGCGCGCTATTATGAAGGGCTGGTCGACAATGACCGGTTCCTGCTGACCGAACCTGCTGGCGCACCCAGCCTGAAGCAAAGCCTTGAGGCTGGTCACCGGGTCAAGCTCACCAAGATCGACAATTTTGTCGATGGCGCGGCTGTGGCGGAAATCGGCGAGCGCAATTTCGAGATACTGAAGCGGTTCCGCCCGGATCAGGTGATGGTCGTGCCGGAGAATGCAATCTGCCTGACCATGACGACGATCCTGAACACCGAAGGCATTGTGTTGGAGCCAGCCGGTGCGTTGTCTACGACTGCGTTGGAAATGCTGGGACCGGAAGCTCTGGCTGGCAAGACCGTGGTGGCAGTGGTTTCGGGCGGTAATTTTGATTTCGAACGGTTGCCCGACGTCAAGGAACGGGCGATGCGCTATGCCGGAACCAAGAAATACTTCATTCTCCGCCTGGCGCAGCGGCCCGGCGCCCTGAGCGACTTTCTGGCCTTGCTGGGTCCGGAAGATGATATCGCCCGCTTCGAGTATCTGAAGAAATCGGCGCGCAATTTCGGTTCGATCCTGATCGGCATCGAAACCCGCCAGCCGGAGAATTTCGCGCATCTGATCGAGAAATTTGACCAGGCAGGGCTGAGCTATCAGGACATCACCGACAATGAGATCATTGCCAGTCTGATCATCTGA